A region of Plasmodium falciparum 3D7 genome assembly, chromosome: 12 DNA encodes the following proteins:
- a CDS encoding COPI associated protein, putative, with amino-acid sequence MALFFTDLPNFSLRFLSMISGTLMIIAGILNVFKLFQTVVNIYVICSGILLILCDVKTFRFYRFIEFLFTVIGRSLFILIIGSIIIHKGILNLFIGLALICISLMYITLGYYNGIPQPLMDRKKNPTNYYDSKNNGMSTCSMDTTNEV; translated from the exons ATGGCACTTTTTTTTACCGATTTACCAAACTTCAGCTTGAGGTTTTTATCAATGATATCAG gcactttaatgataatagccggaatattaaatgtttttaaattatttcagACTGtcgtaaatatatatgtcatatGTTCAGGAATATTACTAATATTATGTGATGTGAAAACATTTCGATTTTATCGATTTATTGAATTCTTATTTACAGTAATTGGAAGAAGTCTTTTTATACTTATTATTGGATCTATTATAATTCATAAAGgaattttaaatttatttattggaTTAGCACTTATTTGTATATCACTTATGTATATAACTCTGGGTTATTACAATGGAATACCTCAACCTTTAATggataggaaaaaaaatccgaccaattattatgattcaaaaaataatggTATGAGTACCTGTTCTATGGACACAACAAATGA AGTTTAA
- a CDS encoding calcyclin binding protein, putative produces the protein MTTEEKINNLNDDLEELNTLLLSVKRENVKAKIQECIENINGEIIKLKINKNQMPNKITETKVQLNDPIVSYNSVQSFAWNQERNKVTIFLTVKNVHTVGEEKISTVFEERSFEIKMNDVDKKHYRFCIKKLCDKIIPNKCSFKVKKDSVHVTLVKQENKHWENLHFKESPMSKIKPPSMDEQAEPSAMLMNMMKQLYQEGDSDMKRTIAKAWCEANEKKSDFSVPNF, from the coding sequence atgacgaCCGAAGAAAAGATTAACAACTTAAATGACGATTTAGAAGAATTAAACACTTTACTCTTATCAGTTAAAAGAGAAAATGTTAAGGCAAAAATACAAGAATGTATTGAGAATATTAATGgagaaataattaaattaaaaattaataagaaTCAAATGCCAAACAAAATTACTGAAACAAAAGTTCAATTAAACGATCCCATCGTTTCATATAATTCCGTTCAATCATTTGCTTGGAATcaagaaagaaataaagtGACCATATTTTTGACTGTCAAGAATGTACATACTGTAGGAGAAGAAAAAATCTCAACTGTATTTGAAGAAAGATCatttgaaataaaaatgaatgatgTAGATAAAAAACATTATCGtttttgtattaaaaaattgtGTGATAAAATTATACCAAATAAATGTTCTTTCAAAGTTAAAAAGGATTCTGTACATGTCACCTTAGTAAAACAAGAAAACAAGCATTGGGAGAATCTACATTTTAAAGAATCACCGATGTCCAAAATAAAACCACCTAGTATGGATGAACAAGCAGAACCATCAGCTATGTTAATGAATATGATGAAACAATTATATCAAGAGGGAGATAGTGATATGAAAAGGACCATAGCCAAAGCTTGGTGTGAAGCCAACGAAAAAAAATCAGACTTTTCCGTAccaaatttttaa